The nucleotide sequence ACAAGCCCAGTTACAGAACAGAATATGAACAGCAGGATACAAGAGGCCTGATATTCCTCCATAGCAGTCATTACCCCTGTGACATATTTAGCCATGCACAAATACACTGGGGAGATTGCAGCTTGTCTGCATACTTCTGGCTGTCTCACTTATGGACTCCTGAGGACACAGAGACCACCTGGCTCAGCTACATATTGTGAAttccagaaaataatttttctcttctctttggtCCTTGAGGCTCCATGACATTAACGTTTTCTGATGCAAATCCTCACCAAACTTATTCCCCTTTCTCTATATTCTCAATCTCGCCAACAATTCTGTCTTCTGCCCTGTCCACTGCTTTTCAACTTTTTCCTTCTCTTCATTGTTATCATCTCTCACCCTGAAAGCATTTCATTCTTGTCAATGTCATCACATCTCAACTTCTCTTCTATCCTCTCTTCTACTCTTCCTCTCAGCTGGGAGTATCAGTTTCATCCTTGGCCCTTTATGGTAACTTTCATCTTATCTGGGCACTCGCCTTTTGGTTGATCTTCACTCGCTCCTAGTGTCCCTTCATATTCAATTCAAAATAGGAATCCTTACCTTCAAAGTTTTGTGTTGGGGCACACCGTCTTACCTTGCTTCTGTCATTTTCCCCTGTCTACCTTCTCGTCCATTGCGATCGTTAAAGCAAGAGCTTTTAGTGCTGCCCTCTATTAGAAGCATTTGTTTTGAGAGTTTAAGAGCAATCTGTTTTTCCTAAATATCCCCTTGCTTTTGGAACTCTTTGCCACTCAATATTCGTCTTGAGAAAGAGTTCTTGAAATTTAGGAAGGCACTCAAGCTCACCTGTTTGTAGTAGCCTTCCCTTACCTGAGTGCtacttgattttaatttctttgctttgcttgttctttatttttatattctgctctaCCGTTTTGAGTCTCATTGTTTTATCCATTTtatcttgtattttatttatattgatcttgatgttttattttattcatttaaattgttttattgcattgtgatttttatattttaaactagttttattttgatatgttttatgttatattttttcttgtttttacttGTTAGccttgttcataagaacataaaatatgccatactgggttagaccaagggtccatcaagcccagtatcctgtctccagtggccaatccaagtcacaagtgcccaaacattaaatagatcccatgctactgagctagcaacaagcagtggctattccctattgattaatagcagttcctCCAGGAactatctaaaccttttttaaacccagctacactaactgccctaaccacttaagacatgccatactgggtcagaccaagggtccatcaagcccagcatcctgtttccaattcaagtcacaagtactggcaggtacccaaatattaaatagatcccaagttactattccttattgattaatagcagtttatggacttctccaggaacttatccaaaccttttttaaactcagttacactaagtgccataaccacatcctctggcaatgaatttcagagcttaattatgtgttgagtgaaaaataattttctctgatttgttttaaatgagctacatcttaacttcatggagtgccccctagttcttttattgtctgagagagtaaataaccaatttagatttacctgttcaagtcctttcatgattttgtagacctctatcatatcccccctcagctgtctcttctccaaattgaacagcccctaacctctttagcctttcctcataggggagcagtcccatcccctttatcattttggttcagattttatttgtacattgctttgtttTACCAATGTAATTAATTGCGATTAATCAAGTAGTGACAAACATAAACATCAACTCGCTTCCTCTCCAAGCTTATCATATCCCCGTTTTCTCCCTCTATCGTTTTCTATAAAGAATATACACTTTGTTTCCAACAAGTTCGTTTACATTCATGACCTCTctatctctcattctctccatcttctcacTTTTAGATTTTGTGACAATTGTAGAGCAGTGATTATGGAATCAGAAATATTTGCATGGTCACTAATAcctgattgttttcttttttcaccaGCAAGTGATGTGATCACACAGAATAtaaaggaggaggggaagaatgGGAAAGAATATCCTGTGGAAGTAGGACTGATCCCAAGACACTCAGGAAATGACTTTGAGAATATTTCTCAGGGGGCGGACAGGAAAAACACAAGGAATAGTCTGCAGGAATCAGAGAAGAAGTTGAGAGACACTGCAGGAGATTCACCGGATGGAGTCACtgagtgtgagagggagagcACAGTCATCCCTGTGCATAAGAGACACCTGAGAGCAGAGAAATCCTTCCAGAGTAATAACAATGATCAAATGACTGCAGACCTCAaccagagggaggggaaagggaagaaatcctttTTGTGTGACTCCTGTGGGAAAAGCTTTGGTAAGAAATCACATTTAATATTGCACCAGAAATCCCACATAATCAAACCACCATTTCTATgcaataaatatgagaaaaatatcAGTCAGGGGAACAATCTAAATATCCCCCTAAGAACACATAGAAGAGAGAAACCCTTTCCATGCACGGAATGCAGCAAAAGCTTTGTGTACAAGGATGCTCTAAGAcaacataaaataatacatacGAGTGAGAGGCCATTCTCATGTTCTCAATGTACAAAAAGCTTTTTTAGTAAGTATTTGTTAATATCACATCAGAAAATCTGCATAGAGAAGAAACCATTCTCATGTTccaaatgtggaaaatgtttcagtaGAAAGACAGACCTATCacaacatcagaaaatccacaccaGAGAGAAAAATTTCTCAtgcactgaatgtggtaaaagtttcaatACCAAGATCGATCTCTCACAACACCAGAAagtccacacaggagagagaccattttcatgtactgagtgtgggaaaagcttcattaGTAAGTATATACTAATCATGCACCAGAAAATGCACATAAGAGGGAGaccattcttatgttctaaatgtggtaaaagctttatgCGGAAGGATTTGCTAATATCTCACAAGAAAATCCACATGggagagagaccatttacatgtactgattGTGGGAAAAGTTTCAGTAGAAAGACAAATCTCTCACAACATCAGAAATTGCACACAGAAGAGAAATGTTTctcatgcactgaatgcagtaaAAGTTTCACTATGAAGACAGACCTCtcacaacaccagaaaatccacacaagaATGataccattctcatgtactgaatgtggaaaatgtttcagtaGAAAGGCAAGCCTCTCACAACATCAGAAAATGCACACAGGAGAGAAAAATTTctcatgcactgaatgcagtaaATGTTTTACTACGAAGACAAACCTCTCAcgacaccagaaaatccacacaggagagagatcaTTCTCATGTACTGAGTGTAGGAAAAGCTTTATTAGTAAGAATATACTAATCtggcaccagaaaatccacacagcaaAGAGAGCATTTACATGTGCTGAGTGTGGGAAAAGCTGCATTACTAAGCATATACTAATTttgcaccagaaaatccacacaggagagagaccatttacatgttctgaatgtggaaaatgtttcagtaGAAAGACAAACCTCTCACgacatcagaaaatccatacaggagagaaaaatttctcatgcactgaatgcagtaaAAGTTTCACTATGAAGACATACCTCTCACAACACCAGAAAatacacacaggagagaaaccattttcatgtactgagtgtgggaaaagcttcattaCTAAGAATCTACTAACCttgcaccagagaatccacacaggagagaaaccattctCATGTTctaaatgtggtaaaagctttaatcAGAAGAATATATTAATatctcaccagaaaatccacacacgagagagaccattctcatgtactaaatgtggaaaatgttttattaGGAAGACATGCCTTTCACAACACCTGAAAATCCATACAGGAGAGAGGCCATttatatgtactgagtgtgggAAAGGCTTCATTACTAAATATATACTAAACTtacatcagaaaatccacacaggagagaggccatttatatgtactgagtgtgggAAAGGCTTCATTACTAATTATATACTAACCttgcatcagaaaatccacacaggggagagaccattctcatgtagtaaatgtggaaaatgttttattaGGAAGACATACCTCTCTGATCACGAGAAAatacacacaggagagagaccattctcatgtactaaaTGTGGAAAAAGTTTCAATAGGAAAACCAATCTCTCACGACATGAGATAATCCACACAGGCAACAAacaatttacatgtactgagtgtgggaaaagctttctgCAGAAGGCAACGCTTAGAGGACATCAAAAGACACACACTGgtgagagaccattctcatgttctgaatgtgagaaaCGTTTCATTAGTAAGTATACATTAATAtctcaccagagaatccacacagatGAGCGAAAGTTCTCATGTGCTAAATGTGGAAAACGTTTTATTGGGAAGACAAATCTCTCACGACatgagaaaatccacacaggcaccaaaagcaggagaaaggggagacaaaaggggaattggattcagacaataaccaatgctgggccctgacttttatggtccggggtactgatatgcagacattagagaaaaagtgcaggactgcttctatggccaagtctaaaagcaaagcacattcaagcagcagcattataTGAATTATGAAAAAAgctgctcactctgtaaaaacgttgctagcagtaattttgttgtgggtttgacagttgcttggttttaatttctaatattactacccttaacatggagtggcagttactctccttaacagaaacatgggagtaacctgcacagaccaGCAGTTGTTACCCCTAACAGACACATGTGGGTAAACTgaatggagaggcagttactatccttaacagaaacatggaggtaacctgcacagagcgacagttactactcttaacagaaacatgggggtcaTCTGcccagagcaacagttactaaccgtaacagaaacatggtgctaacctgcatgaagcagcagttactaccataggaagcttgatgggcagactggttggactgtttggtctttttctgccatcattactatgttactatgttatgttgctatgttattgtattgttttgtttgttgtgaCTTCTCcactattatgaatgttttattgtacccttCCCTGTACTTTGGAGGGGCAggtaataaatgattttaaatcaataaatgtTACAGCTCTGAGTGTGGAAAAAGTTTCCTTCAGAAGGCAAAGCTGAAGTGTCACCAGCAAATATACACTGGTGAAAGACAATTTTCCTGTTCTGAATGTGAAAAAAAGTTTCATTATGTAAGATAGGTTAATATCgcaccagaaaatccactcagGAGAGAAACTGTTTTCATGAAGAGattgtaataaaagcttccttaTGAAGAGCAGTATGAAAGCAAATAAGCCTCCTTCTGAGTCCTTAAGCTAGGACAATTATTCCAGGAAATGGAGGGAATGACTGAAGTTCCACCATTACACAAAGGGAAagaagaacatatgaacataacataaaatttgccatactgggtcagaccaagggtccatcaagcccagcatcctgtttccaacagtggccaatccaagtcacatgtacctggtaagtacccaaacattatttatttttatttatttatttatttatttgcttttatataccaacattcgttggagtacatcacatttgttcacattataacagttggaatagtatgacaggggtgtcttactatttatacattgtaacattaaaccTTAATGGGTAAACATTAAACATATATAACATTAAACATTAAGGATTGGATATTGAAAATTCAATTTTAGAACTGGGCTAGGGTGCCTCTTAAcagatacaatatatacaatatagcATGTAACCAGTTGTAACTTGAGATTAAGGTGTCTTAATAATGATACATGGAgacattggaggggggagggcaagggGGCAGAGAGTATGGGAGGGTCTGAGTCTGAGTTGGGAGGGTAACttgttccagagagtggggccaGCTACTGAGAAGGTGCGTTGTCTGGTGGAGGGAAGGTGCGCTAGTTTTGTGTGGGGGATGGCAAGCACACCTGTGTTTTGGGACCGCAGGTTTCTCTGGCAAtcgtggggttggggagggtctTTAGACCATTTGATTTTTCCGTTGTTGATGGTTTTTGTGCAGGAGggtgaggattttgtattgtgACCTGTGCGTTATGGGGAGCCAGTTGAGTTCTTTTAGAATGAGGGCGATGTGTGATGAGCGATTGGTGTTTGTAAGAGATCTGgatgctgcgttttgcagcagcTGGAGAGGTTTTGTGGTAGAAGCAGGTAGTCTgagcaggagggagttacagtagtccagcttggagAGTATGAGAGATTGTAGTACTATGCGGTAATCATAGTGgaatagtagtggtttgagttttttgaggacttggagTTTGTAATAGCCCTCTTTGATTGAtaggttgatgtgttttttcatgttgagttcCGAGTCGAGGGCATGACATCGTCTTGAGGGGGTCTCTCCCGAGGGGTTGGCGACTGCTATAATAGTCACGGTGATCTATTCTTGGGACTTGTgggaaactccccccccccccttcctctctgtCTGCAGCAATGGGGTAGTTAAGTTGTTCTTTGTGAACCCTCTGAGGTATTGAGACCTCTGGTGGATGTTTGAAATGCTCAGAGGTCCCTTCCCCTGGGCTCTCAGCCTCAGTGAGATGTGCTCCTTGTATCTCATGATGAGGGTGGTGGAGTCTGAGGCTTTCGGAAAGCTTCTTGGCTCCCCCTTTGTTCCAGGTTTTGATTTCCGCTCAGTGGGTGACTTTGCTTTCTCCTTGCTGGCAGCTTTATTCTCCTTCTTGGAGTCCCTGCACTTCCATCTTACTGGGCCTTTCTGGGATATTATGGTTTTAAGAGTGGCTCCAAGGTATGGGTGGAGCTTCTGGTCGACATATGGGGAAGGGAATTGTCTTGTGAGGACTTAATTTTGGCATGCTTATGACACCTCCTGTCTGTGGCTCCTGCATGTGTGTtaaaggaaataagaaaaaataaagggGAGAGGGTAAAGAGGAAGAGTCCGGACTGAGCTGGCGCTGTCAAGTGGTAGGGGCAGGCGAGGATGGGGCATCAGCAGAGAAAGTAGGAAAGGATTAGGGGAGGGGAAGTTAGGACCTGAAAGTGGAAAAGGGGTTGAGGAAAAAAATTGGGCACAGGTCACCCAGGCCTCTGAGCTTTTTCTGTCTTGGAgaaacagtcacatacagtaatccctcctaggaaggatcacaccTCTCAGAGTGCCCTGTGACAGttacatacagtaatccctcctaggaaggatcacagttcccagagtgccctgtaacagtcacatacagtaatccctcctaggaaggatcacagctcccagagtgccctgcaacagtcacatacagtaatccctcctaggaaggatcacagctcccagagtgccctgtaacagtcacatacaataatccctcctaggaaggatcacagctcccagagtgccctgtaacagtcacatacagtaatccctcttaggaaggatcacagctcccagagtgccctgtaacagtcacatacagtaatccctcctaggaaggatcacagctcccagagcgccctgtaacagtcacatacagtaatccctcctaggaaggatcacagctcccagagtgccctgtaacagtcaaaTACAGTAATctctcctaggaaggatcacagatcCCAGAGTGCACTGTAACAGTcaatacagtaatccctcctaggaaggatcacagctcccagagtgccctgtaacagtcacatacagtaatacctcctaggaaggactacagctcccagagtgccctgtaacagtcacatacagtaatccctcctaggaaggatcacggctcccagagtgccctgtaacagtcacatacagtaatccctcctaggaaggatcacggctcccagagtgccctgtaacagtcacatacagtaatacctcctaggaaggactacagctcccagagtgccctgtaacagtcacatacagtaatccctcctaggaaggatcacagttcccagagtgccctgtgacAGTTACATACAGTAATacctcctaggaaggactacagctcccagagtagcctgtaacagtcacatacagtaatgcctcctaggaaggatcacagctcccagagtgccctgtaacagtcacatacagtaatccctcctaggaaggatcacagctcccagagtgccctgtaacagtcacatacagtaacccctcctaggaaggatcacagctcccagagtgccctgtaacagtcacatacagtaatccctcctaggaaggatcacagctcccagaatgccctgtgacagtcacatacagtaacccctcctaggaaggatcacagctcccagagcgccctgtaacagtcacatacagtaacccctcctaggaaggatc is from Rhinatrema bivittatum chromosome 2, aRhiBiv1.1, whole genome shotgun sequence and encodes:
- the LOC115083642 gene encoding oocyte zinc finger protein XlCOF6-like, encoding MKENYEILISLASDVITQNIKEEGKNGKEYPVEVGLIPRHSGNDFENISQGADRKNTRNSLQESEKKLRDTAGDSPDGVTECERESTVIPVHKRHLRAEKSFQSNNNDQMTADLNQREGKGKKSFLCDSCGKSFGKKSHLILHQKSHIIKPPFLCNKYEKNISQGNNLNIPLRTHRREKPFPCTECSKSFVYKDALRQHKIIHTSERPFSCSQCTKSFFSKYLLISHQKICIEKKPFSCSKCGKCFSRKTDLSQHQKIHTREKNFSCTECGKSFNTKIDLSQHQKVHTGERPFSCTECGKSFISKYILIMHQKMHIRGRPFLCSKCGKSFMRKDLLISHKKIHMGERPFTCTDCGKSFSRKTNLSQHQKLHTEEKCFSCTECSKSFTMKTDLSQHQKIHTRMIPFSCTECGKCFSRKASLSQHQKMHTGEKNFSCTECSKCFTTKTNLSRHQKIHTGERSFSCTECRKSFISKNILIWHQKIHTAKRAFTCAECGKSCITKHILILHQKIHTGERPFTCSECGKCFSRKTNLSRHQKIHTGEKNFSCTECSKSFTMKTYLSQHQKIHTGEKPFSCTECGKSFITKNLLTLHQRIHTGEKPFSCSKCGKSFNQKNILISHQKIHTRERPFSCTKCGKCFIRKTCLSQHLKIHTGERPFICTECGKGFITKYILNLHQKIHTGERPFICTECGKGFITNYILTLHQKIHTGERPFSCSKCGKCFIRKTYLSDHEKIHTGERPFSCTKCGKSFNRKTNLSRHEIIHTGNKQFTCTECGKSFLQKATLRGHQKTHTGERPFSCSECEKRFISKYTLISHQRIHTDERKFSCAKCGKRFIGKTNLSRHEKIHTGTKSRRKGRQKGNWIQTITNAGP